One window of the Streptomyces sp. ITFR-21 genome contains the following:
- a CDS encoding anthranilate synthase family protein yields the protein MPTATPAQLTARLLAPGCPPFALLRRATPGRPDDTVEVLLGPVEEAARLGDIPLPAGPPGAPVTDALALVPFRQIRERGFDVRDDGTPLLVLRPEESYELPLAALLPALPDRRVRVEDGAFDVDDDAYADIVARVVADEIGSGEGANFVIRRTFRGSVPDFGPDAALALFGRLLRGERGAYWTYVVHTPQRTLVGASPEAHVRVSGGTVVMNPISGTYRHPEQGPSAESLLEFLRDPKEAEELTMVVDEELKMMAGVCDLGGVVVGPRLKEMAHLAHTEYELRGRSTRDVREVLRETMFAATVTGSPVQNACRVIGRHEAGGRGYYAGALALIGRDAGGAQTLDSPILIRTADISPAGDLAVAVGATLVRRSDPRSEVAETHAKAAGVLTALGVRRAPAPAGSAPRPRLADDIRVRAALDARRAGLAPFWLRMQTRPPEGPLSGHALVVDGEDTFTAMLAHVLRSSGLTVTVRRFDEPGLRAAALAHPGPVVLGPGPGDPADAADPRMRFLRALAGDLVAGHRHGLLGVCLGHELLAAELGLDLVRKDEPFQGAQQSIDFFGRPETVGFYNSFTARCDDAAAEELAMHRVALSRDPRTGDVHALRGPGFAGVQFHPESVLTLNGTALAAELLAGVLSPTG from the coding sequence GTGCCCACCGCCACCCCCGCCCAGCTGACGGCCCGCCTGCTGGCCCCCGGCTGCCCGCCGTTCGCCCTGCTGCGCCGCGCGACCCCCGGCCGCCCGGACGACACCGTCGAGGTGCTGCTCGGCCCGGTCGAGGAGGCCGCCCGTCTCGGCGACATCCCGCTGCCCGCCGGCCCGCCCGGCGCCCCGGTGACCGACGCGCTCGCCCTGGTCCCGTTCCGGCAGATCCGCGAACGCGGCTTCGACGTCCGCGACGACGGCACCCCGCTGCTGGTCCTGCGGCCCGAGGAGAGCTACGAACTCCCGCTCGCCGCACTGCTCCCGGCGCTGCCCGACCGGCGGGTGCGGGTCGAGGACGGCGCCTTCGACGTGGACGACGACGCCTACGCGGACATCGTGGCGCGGGTCGTGGCGGACGAGATCGGCAGCGGCGAGGGCGCGAACTTCGTGATCCGCCGCACCTTCCGCGGCTCGGTCCCGGACTTCGGGCCGGACGCGGCGCTGGCCCTGTTCGGCCGGCTGCTGCGCGGCGAGCGCGGCGCGTACTGGACGTACGTCGTGCACACCCCGCAGCGCACCCTGGTCGGCGCCAGCCCCGAGGCGCACGTGCGCGTGTCGGGCGGGACGGTGGTGATGAACCCGATCAGCGGCACCTACCGCCACCCCGAGCAGGGGCCGTCCGCCGAGTCGCTGCTGGAGTTCCTGCGCGACCCGAAGGAGGCGGAGGAGCTGACGATGGTGGTGGACGAGGAGCTGAAGATGATGGCCGGCGTGTGCGACCTGGGCGGAGTGGTGGTCGGGCCGCGGCTGAAGGAGATGGCCCACCTCGCGCACACCGAGTACGAGCTGCGCGGCCGGTCCACCAGGGACGTCCGCGAGGTGCTGCGGGAGACGATGTTCGCCGCGACCGTCACCGGCTCGCCGGTGCAGAACGCCTGCCGGGTCATCGGGCGCCACGAGGCCGGGGGCCGCGGCTACTACGCGGGCGCGCTGGCGCTGATCGGCCGGGACGCGGGCGGCGCGCAGACCCTGGACTCGCCGATCCTGATCCGTACCGCGGACATCTCGCCCGCCGGCGACCTCGCGGTGGCCGTCGGCGCGACCCTGGTGCGCCGCTCCGACCCCCGCTCCGAGGTCGCCGAGACGCACGCCAAGGCGGCCGGGGTACTGACCGCCCTCGGAGTCAGGCGGGCGCCGGCGCCCGCCGGGAGCGCGCCCCGGCCCCGGCTGGCCGACGACATCCGGGTCCGGGCCGCCCTGGACGCCCGCCGGGCCGGCCTGGCGCCCTTCTGGCTGCGGATGCAGACCCGGCCGCCCGAGGGGCCGCTGTCCGGGCACGCCCTGGTGGTGGACGGCGAGGACACCTTCACCGCGATGCTGGCGCACGTGCTGCGCTCCAGCGGGCTCACGGTGACGGTACGCCGCTTCGACGAGCCCGGCCTGCGCGCGGCGGCGCTGGCGCACCCCGGCCCGGTGGTGCTCGGTCCCGGGCCGGGCGACCCCGCGGACGCCGCCGACCCCAGGATGCGCTTCCTGCGGGCCCTGGCCGGCGACCTGGTGGCCGGCCACCGGCACGGACTGCTCGGCGTCTGCCTCGGCCACGAGCTGCTGGCCGCCGAACTCGGCCTCGACCTGGTCCGCAAGGACGAGCCCTTCCAGGGCGCCCAGCAGTCCATCGACTTCTTCGGCCGCCCCGAGACGGTCGGCTTCTACAACTCCTTCACCGCCCGCTGCGACGACGCGGCCGCGGAGGAGCTCGCCATGCACCGCGTCGCGCTGAGCCGGGACCCGCGCACCGGGGACGTCCACGCGCTGCGCGGGCCGGGCTTCGCGGGCGTGCAGTTCCACCCGGAGTCGGTGCTGACCCTGAACGGCACGGCCCTGGCGGCGGAACTGCTCGCGGGGGTGCTCAGCCCGACGGGGTGA